The Pseudodesulfovibrio cashew genomic sequence ATGCGCTTGCCGCGCACGGCGATGGCTCCCACGGCGCGGCGGGTGCAGGTGGAGCGCTGCGCCACCAGGTGGGCGATGCGCATGAAATATTCGGGCCAGGGCAGTCTGTCGGACATGGTGAATCCTCTCGCGCTATGATTTTGCCGGAAAACCCGTCTATCACTTCTTGGAATGAAAGGAAATCCCCGGCGTCGCGCCGTTGCGAACGGTTTTCCTCTTTTGAAACGAAAAAAGGGAAACATCCATGGGCGTTTCCCTTTTCTGATGGCACCCGGACCGGGCGCCGCACTAGATGCCTCAGCCTCCAGGCGAACATCCGCCGCTCCCTGCGGTCGGCATGGGGCCGAGCCCGGTGGCGCCGCCATCAGTCTGGACGGCGCAGGCGCTCATGAGCTTTTCGACCTGAGTGGAGCCGCATTTCGGGCAGGGCGGCAGTTCG encodes the following:
- a CDS encoding FmdB family zinc ribbon protein; translated protein: MPIYEYRCRACGAEFEELVFSQDELPPCPKCGSTQVEKLMSACAVQTDGGATGLGPMPTAGSGGCSPGG